Proteins encoded by one window of Sorangium aterium:
- the lon gene encoding endopeptidase La, with the protein MPTGDPSSRTPPSPDADSVPILPLRNSVLFPMSVVPINVGRPRSVRLVEDLLGRERALVGVISQRSPDVDEPTFKELYAVGTVARVVKVIRLGPNNYSVVLNGLGRFRVKSAFSLEPYMRARIERIPESLVRDVELEALGAGLREATREVLGLMPNLPRDTAGILDNVREPGALADLIASNFPQAQASVGDKQEILEAFDVKARVRLVLAMVGRQLEVLRVKKEISSMVQEEMGKSQREYILRQQMKSIKEELGEGGDDDEIEELRERIRRAKVPAEVDKVVRKQLSRLRSMAQQSAEFNVTKTYLEWIADLPWSKTTVDKLSVESVRRCLDEDHLGLEKVKKRIVEYSAIRQLRTDKKGPILLFIGPPGVGKTSLGKSIARSMGRRYERIALGGVRDEAEIRGHRRTYVGALPGRILQALKKAGTKNPVLVLDEVDKMGVDLRGDPAAALLEVLDPEQNSTFQDHYLDLPFDLSQVMFLATANNWDGIPGPLVDRMEVIEVPGYTRTDKLGIAREFLVPKQLSAHGLTDERLEFTEPGIEAVVDHYTREAGVRGLERQIAAVCRATAVKVAEGHDVREVATPEHVEQVLGPHKHRPEIAERTLQPGVATGLAWTPAGGEILFIEATKMPGKGNVVLTGNMRNVMQESASTAVSFVRSKADRLHLDPEWLKEIDLHVHIPQHGTPKDGPSAGVTMFAAVASLLLGASVRSDVAMTGEISLRGRVMPVGGVKEKLLAAHRAGIRHVLIPAKNRRDLEDVPQDVKDQIKITMVSSMEEILPIVLEPPRRAPAQSASPEEIEEQAGAQ; encoded by the coding sequence ATGCCGACCGGCGATCCTTCTTCGCGAACGCCTCCCTCGCCCGACGCGGATAGCGTCCCGATCCTCCCGCTGCGCAACTCGGTGCTGTTCCCGATGTCGGTCGTGCCGATCAACGTCGGCCGGCCGCGGAGCGTGCGCCTTGTCGAGGATCTCCTCGGCCGCGAGCGCGCGCTGGTCGGCGTGATCAGCCAGAGGTCGCCCGACGTGGACGAGCCCACGTTCAAGGAGCTCTACGCCGTCGGGACCGTCGCGCGCGTGGTGAAGGTCATCCGGCTCGGCCCGAACAACTACTCGGTCGTGCTGAACGGGCTCGGCCGCTTCCGGGTGAAGTCGGCCTTCTCGCTGGAGCCGTACATGCGCGCGCGGATCGAGCGCATCCCGGAGTCGCTCGTGCGCGACGTGGAGCTCGAGGCGCTCGGCGCCGGCCTGCGCGAGGCGACGCGCGAGGTGCTCGGCCTGATGCCGAACCTGCCGCGCGACACGGCGGGCATCCTCGACAACGTGCGTGAGCCGGGCGCGCTCGCCGATCTGATCGCCTCGAACTTCCCGCAGGCGCAGGCCTCGGTCGGCGACAAGCAGGAGATCCTCGAGGCGTTCGACGTGAAGGCGCGCGTCCGCCTCGTGCTCGCGATGGTCGGCCGCCAGCTCGAGGTGCTGCGGGTCAAGAAGGAGATCTCCTCCATGGTGCAGGAGGAGATGGGCAAGTCGCAGCGCGAGTACATCCTCCGGCAGCAGATGAAGTCGATCAAGGAGGAGCTCGGCGAGGGCGGCGACGACGACGAGATCGAGGAGCTCCGCGAGCGCATCCGGCGCGCCAAGGTGCCGGCGGAGGTCGACAAGGTGGTCCGCAAGCAGCTCAGCCGGCTGCGCTCGATGGCGCAGCAGTCGGCCGAGTTCAACGTGACCAAGACGTACCTCGAGTGGATCGCGGATCTGCCGTGGTCCAAGACGACGGTGGACAAGCTGAGCGTCGAGAGCGTGCGGCGCTGCCTCGACGAGGATCACCTCGGGCTGGAGAAGGTGAAGAAGCGGATCGTCGAGTACTCGGCGATCCGGCAGCTCCGCACGGACAAGAAGGGGCCGATCCTGCTCTTCATCGGGCCGCCCGGCGTCGGCAAGACGTCGCTCGGCAAGTCGATCGCGCGCAGCATGGGGCGCCGCTACGAGCGGATCGCGCTCGGCGGCGTGCGCGACGAGGCGGAGATCCGCGGGCACCGGCGCACGTACGTGGGCGCGCTGCCCGGGCGCATCCTGCAGGCGCTGAAGAAGGCGGGCACCAAGAACCCGGTGCTCGTGCTCGACGAGGTCGACAAGATGGGCGTCGACCTGCGCGGCGATCCGGCGGCGGCGCTCCTCGAGGTGCTCGATCCGGAGCAGAACTCGACGTTCCAGGACCACTACCTCGACCTGCCGTTCGATCTGTCGCAGGTGATGTTCCTCGCGACCGCGAACAACTGGGACGGCATCCCGGGGCCGCTCGTCGACCGCATGGAGGTCATCGAGGTGCCCGGCTACACGCGGACCGACAAGCTGGGGATCGCGCGGGAGTTCCTGGTGCCGAAGCAGCTGTCGGCGCACGGTCTCACGGACGAGCGCCTGGAGTTCACGGAGCCGGGCATCGAGGCGGTCGTCGACCACTACACGCGCGAGGCGGGCGTGCGCGGCCTGGAGCGGCAGATCGCGGCGGTGTGCCGCGCGACGGCGGTGAAGGTCGCCGAGGGCCACGACGTGCGCGAGGTGGCGACGCCCGAGCACGTGGAGCAGGTGCTCGGCCCGCACAAGCACCGCCCCGAGATCGCCGAGCGGACGCTCCAGCCCGGGGTCGCGACCGGCCTCGCGTGGACGCCGGCGGGCGGCGAGATCCTCTTCATCGAGGCGACGAAGATGCCGGGCAAGGGCAACGTGGTGCTCACCGGCAACATGCGGAACGTGATGCAGGAGTCGGCGAGCACGGCGGTGAGCTTCGTGCGCAGCAAGGCCGATCGGCTGCACCTCGATCCGGAGTGGCTCAAGGAGATCGATCTGCACGTGCACATCCCGCAGCACGGCACGCCGAAGGACGGGCCGAGCGCGGGCGTGACGATGTTCGCGGCGGTGGCGTCGCTGCTGCTGGGGGCGTCGGTGCGCAGCGACGTCGCGATGACGGGGGAGATCTCGCTGCGCGGGCGGGTGATGCCGGTCGGGGGGGTCAAGGAGAAGCTGCTCGCGGCCCACCGCGCCGGGATCCGGCACGTGCTCATCCCGGCGAAGAACCGGCGTGACCTCGAGGACGTGCCGCAGGACGTCAAGGATCAGATCAAGATCACGATGGTGTCGTCGATGGAGGAGATCCTGCCGATCGTGCTGGAGCCGCCGCGGCGCGCTCCGGCGCAGAGCGCGTCGCCGGAGGAGATCGAGGAGCAGGCGGGGGCGCAGTAG
- a CDS encoding PEGA domain-containing protein translates to MRGKHLGRWGRAVAAALGVGLAAGAAAAQPARSAPAKAPPAKAPPAATPPAATPPAPPAETPLAESLTGMARAEHGAGAALFDDGDYAGALARYERAYELSRDHRLLWKIALCQKNLRRYASMLATLRRLEAEGGAALSARDRQDIADLLKAAGIFVSLLAITASEPGAAVFVDEERVGTTPLAAPVPIDIGERRIRVSKPGFVDFVRQVKVVGGDSVALVVQLDRAVHRGRLAIAAGQDDLIAIDGKVVGKGRWEGSVQSGTHALRVTAPGMAPHEAQILVRDDERRRIDVSLERAAQRGGASKWLWIGGGAAIFAGALVAGALLFEPGTPVEQGSLGTVPLSFGGRR, encoded by the coding sequence ATGCGAGGGAAGCACCTGGGCCGTTGGGGGCGCGCCGTCGCGGCCGCGCTCGGCGTGGGGCTCGCGGCGGGCGCGGCCGCGGCCCAGCCGGCGCGCTCCGCGCCCGCAAAGGCGCCGCCCGCAAAGGCGCCGCCCGCAGCGACGCCGCCCGCAGCGACGCCGCCCGCGCCGCCCGCGGAGACGCCGCTCGCGGAGTCGCTGACCGGGATGGCCAGGGCCGAGCACGGGGCGGGCGCGGCGCTGTTCGACGACGGCGACTACGCGGGCGCGCTCGCGCGGTACGAGCGCGCCTACGAGCTGTCGCGCGATCACCGGCTCCTCTGGAAGATCGCGCTCTGCCAGAAGAACCTGCGGCGCTACGCGTCGATGCTCGCGACGCTGCGCCGGCTGGAGGCCGAGGGGGGCGCCGCGCTGTCGGCGCGCGACAGGCAGGACATCGCCGATCTGCTCAAGGCCGCCGGGATCTTCGTGTCCCTCCTCGCGATCACGGCGAGCGAGCCGGGGGCCGCGGTGTTCGTGGACGAGGAGCGGGTCGGGACGACGCCGCTCGCCGCGCCGGTGCCGATCGACATCGGCGAGCGCCGCATCCGCGTGTCGAAGCCCGGCTTCGTCGATTTCGTCCGCCAGGTGAAGGTCGTGGGCGGCGACAGCGTCGCGCTCGTGGTGCAGCTCGACCGGGCGGTGCACCGGGGGCGGCTCGCCATCGCGGCGGGGCAGGACGATCTCATCGCGATCGACGGCAAGGTGGTGGGCAAGGGCCGCTGGGAGGGCTCGGTGCAGAGCGGGACCCACGCGCTGCGGGTGACGGCGCCGGGGATGGCGCCGCACGAGGCGCAGATCCTGGTCCGCGACGACGAGCGCCGCCGGATCGACGTGTCGCTGGAGCGCGCCGCGCAGCGGGGCGGCGCGAGCAAGTGGCTCTGGATCGGCGGCGGCGCGGCGATCTTCGCGGGCGCGCTCGTCGCGGGCGCGCTGCTCTTCGAGCCGGGGACGCCGGTGGAGCAGGGCAGCCTGGGCACGGTCCCGCTCAGCTTCGGAGGGAGACGTTGA